The following coding sequences lie in one Acidimicrobiales bacterium genomic window:
- a CDS encoding DUF397 domain-containing protein codes for MWRRSSRCGADHVTEQCVEVASCPGHCATGVVLRNSRFPNGDQVHADHDEWQAFVAGVKAGEFDDLA; via the coding sequence ATGTGGCGCCGCTCCAGCCGTTGCGGTGCGGACCACGTCACCGAGCAGTGCGTCGAGGTGGCCTCGTGCCCCGGTCATTGCGCGACGGGCGTCGTCTTGCGCAACAGCCGCTTCCCCAACGGTGACCAGGTCCACGCCGACCATGACGAGTGGCAGGCGTTCGTAGCCGGGGTGAAGGCAGGAGAGTTCGATGACCTCGCCTGA
- a CDS encoding helix-turn-helix transcriptional regulator yields the protein MPNQTAAEVQEKWAEKLRMERARRDLNQATVAEMAKVTAATISRAESGIGSLDTFLAIAAALGINLLGES from the coding sequence GTGCCGAATCAGACCGCAGCCGAGGTGCAGGAGAAGTGGGCCGAGAAGCTCCGCATGGAGCGTGCCCGCCGTGACCTGAACCAGGCGACCGTCGCCGAGATGGCCAAGGTCACGGCGGCCACCATCAGCAGAGCAGAGAGCGGCATCGGGAGCCTCGACACGTTCCTCGCTATCGCCGCCGCCCTCGGCATCAACCTCCTGGGGGAGTCGTGA
- a CDS encoding helix-turn-helix transcriptional regulator: MPDAADLTEAFAGAVAELEDRGYTREQIAERLGVKAPTLSRYVTGKAGVQVEHLPIIDTLLGERLGYVLRLAGFVDPETDTRTTLRTDRGLEPDQRGILVKIYDGFLELLASRSGGS; the protein is encoded by the coding sequence GTGCCCGACGCTGCGGACCTCACTGAGGCGTTCGCTGGCGCCGTCGCCGAGCTGGAGGACCGGGGTTACACCCGCGAGCAGATCGCCGAGCGACTCGGCGTGAAGGCACCGACGCTCAGTCGGTACGTCACTGGCAAGGCCGGCGTCCAGGTGGAACACCTGCCGATCATCGACACCCTGCTGGGTGAACGCCTGGGCTACGTGTTGAGACTCGCCGGGTTCGTCGACCCCGAGACCGACACCCGCACGACGCTGCGTACCGACCGGGGACTAGAGCCGGACCAGCGCGGGATCCTCGTGAAGATCTACGACGGGTTCCTGGAGCTACTGGCGTCGCGCTCCGGCGGCAGCTGA
- a CDS encoding FtsK/SpoIIIE domain-containing protein, translating into MAPGWLRRRAGRDQPETNGDHDWTPGSGGANWDHDDDGPEDQTVRLVGDRPTRTVVPPRPYVAEDHWTERDRRPLVPEALREPADAIRFAANHAYHVSAFHVIRLPKYVGLNLLWSPRGLGRLAVSVGRWARVRESRDVEWSAAEHAITTRDYGPYMRVARERRDQVRSRVPVAVLGTAAAVALVVVGLTRWETVAPTVLTVVFGLGWWGRPMDRPYIESAVTSSPQARKITPDMIVMALYGAKLCKEVTGPDAPDFAAPGVYREKAGYGAIVDLPLGFTAKLAIKRKTDIAAGLRISERRLFIEQATGPQGHAGQVKLWIADDDPLSGPAVTSPLVKAAKFDVWQEVPFGQDEKDQLVEFLMLWTNVLIGALPRMGKTFVLRLLIAAAAMDPYVKLLLWDGKGGKDHAPFERVCHAFGAGASDEVAKALLATATDLVRDMDERYKKMSRLPDDRCPEGKLTRALARDRKLKMPVTFLAIDEFQVYLQNKAYGTKILEALTILAQRGSGAGIILALATQRPSSKIMNTDFRDLFGTRIALRMITDEASEMILGSGSSRAGLNTSKFRATDKGVCILLGADDGALVDKGGQTVHAHLMDLPAATKVANRARALREGEGTLTGVAAGEEDEALSDQVLNHVAAAFEGEDKAHSAVLCARLTGTYPGLYETWDQSDLAAALGRFGIDAGNQTWATPVEGGAKCNRKGFELKQVLDVLVEKAGEVPDSPPETTD; encoded by the coding sequence GTGGCCCCCGGCTGGCTCCGACGTAGGGCCGGCCGGGACCAGCCCGAGACCAACGGGGACCACGACTGGACCCCCGGGTCCGGCGGGGCCAACTGGGACCACGACGACGACGGCCCCGAGGACCAGACGGTCCGCCTGGTCGGGGACCGGCCCACCCGGACCGTGGTCCCACCCCGGCCCTACGTCGCGGAGGACCACTGGACCGAACGGGACCGGAGGCCGCTGGTCCCCGAGGCCCTGCGCGAACCCGCCGACGCCATCCGGTTCGCCGCCAACCACGCCTACCACGTGTCCGCCTTTCACGTGATCCGCCTGCCGAAGTACGTGGGCCTCAACCTGCTGTGGTCGCCCCGTGGCCTCGGCCGCCTCGCCGTGAGTGTGGGCAGGTGGGCGAGGGTCCGCGAGTCGCGTGACGTCGAATGGTCCGCGGCGGAACACGCGATCACGACCCGGGACTACGGGCCCTACATGCGGGTGGCCCGCGAACGCCGGGACCAGGTCCGCTCCCGGGTCCCCGTCGCGGTCCTCGGGACCGCCGCGGCCGTGGCCCTCGTCGTCGTTGGTCTCACGCGGTGGGAGACTGTGGCCCCCACGGTCCTGACCGTGGTCTTCGGTCTCGGCTGGTGGGGCCGGCCGATGGACCGGCCCTACATCGAGTCCGCCGTCACGTCGTCCCCACAGGCCCGCAAGATCACTCCCGACATGATCGTCATGGCCCTCTACGGGGCCAAGCTGTGCAAGGAAGTCACCGGCCCTGACGCCCCGGACTTCGCGGCCCCCGGCGTCTACCGGGAGAAGGCCGGCTACGGGGCCATCGTGGACCTGCCGTTGGGCTTCACCGCCAAGCTGGCGATCAAGCGCAAGACCGACATCGCCGCCGGCCTCCGGATCAGCGAGCGACGCCTGTTCATCGAACAGGCCACCGGACCCCAAGGTCACGCCGGTCAGGTCAAGCTGTGGATCGCCGATGACGACCCGCTCTCCGGGCCCGCGGTCACCTCCCCGCTGGTCAAGGCAGCGAAGTTCGACGTGTGGCAGGAAGTCCCGTTCGGGCAGGACGAGAAGGACCAGCTGGTCGAGTTCCTCATGCTGTGGACCAATGTCCTGATCGGGGCCCTGCCGAGGATGGGCAAGACGTTCGTGCTGCGGCTCCTGATCGCTGCCGCCGCCATGGACCCGTACGTGAAGCTCCTGCTGTGGGACGGCAAGGGCGGCAAGGACCACGCCCCGTTCGAGCGGGTGTGCCACGCCTTCGGTGCCGGCGCCTCCGACGAGGTCGCGAAAGCCCTGCTCGCCACCGCGACGGACCTGGTCCGGGACATGGACGAGCGGTACAAGAAGATGAGCCGCCTCCCCGACGACCGCTGCCCCGAAGGCAAGCTGACCAGGGCACTCGCTAGGGACCGGAAGCTCAAGATGCCGGTCACGTTCCTGGCGATCGACGAGTTCCAGGTCTACCTGCAGAACAAGGCGTACGGCACCAAGATCCTCGAGGCCCTCACGATCCTCGCCCAACGAGGGTCAGGCGCCGGGATCATCCTGGCGCTGGCGACGCAACGGCCCAGCTCGAAGATCATGAACACCGACTTCCGGGACCTGTTCGGCACCCGCATCGCCCTGCGCATGATCACCGACGAAGCCTCCGAGATGATCCTCGGTTCGGGCAGCTCCCGGGCCGGGTTGAACACGTCGAAGTTCCGAGCCACCGACAAGGGCGTCTGCATCCTGCTCGGCGCCGATGACGGGGCTCTCGTCGACAAGGGCGGCCAGACCGTCCACGCCCACCTGATGGACCTCCCCGCCGCCACCAAGGTCGCCAACCGGGCCCGTGCCCTACGCGAAGGCGAAGGCACCCTGACCGGTGTCGCTGCGGGGGAGGAGGACGAGGCCCTCTCGGACCAGGTCCTGAACCACGTCGCCGCCGCGTTCGAGGGCGAGGACAAGGCCCACTCCGCGGTGCTGTGCGCCCGCCTGACTGGCACCTACCCGGGCCTCTACGAGACGTGGGATCAGAGCGACCTCGCCGCCGCCCTCGGCCGGTTCGGGATCGACGCCGGCAACCAGACGTGGGCCACCCCCGTCGAGGGCGGGGCGAAGTGCAACCGCAAGGGCTTCGAGCTGAAACAGGTCCTCGACGTGTTGGTCGAGAAGGCCGGCGAAGTGCCCGATTCACCCCCCGAAACCACCGACTGA
- a CDS encoding DUF2637 domain-containing protein has product MNTNEWERYATHAVVGLVAALGLIGAVNSFTHVAEAVRPSFGDLAPTVPLGIDIGIAAFTGLDLLMARMGMRTRWLRLVPWALVGTTVYLNVAGEVTLVGQLAHGVLPLLWVVAVEAGAHVVRTLAGLSGRGAPRMDRIRPSRWLLAPLPTLLLWRRMVLWELRSYPQALDREQDRLLARSDLQDAHGAVAYRWKAPRRQRVMYRLGRLAPAQLDRPALTAPPASSNGDADTTAAELIAQQMANNGQRVTRRSLTAKVRAEGHTIGTTKATEIAGRYP; this is encoded by the coding sequence GTGAACACCAACGAGTGGGAGCGCTACGCCACCCACGCGGTGGTGGGGCTCGTGGCCGCGCTCGGCCTGATCGGCGCCGTCAATAGCTTCACGCACGTCGCCGAAGCGGTCCGCCCCTCGTTCGGTGACCTGGCCCCCACGGTCCCGCTCGGCATCGACATCGGCATCGCCGCGTTCACCGGCCTGGACCTGCTCATGGCCCGGATGGGGATGCGGACCCGGTGGCTGCGCCTCGTCCCCTGGGCGCTGGTGGGGACGACCGTGTACCTCAACGTCGCCGGCGAGGTCACGTTGGTGGGCCAGCTCGCCCACGGTGTGCTCCCGTTGCTGTGGGTCGTCGCCGTCGAGGCCGGCGCCCACGTGGTCCGCACCCTCGCCGGCTTGTCGGGTAGGGGTGCGCCGAGGATGGACCGGATCCGGCCCTCCCGGTGGCTGCTCGCCCCGCTGCCCACGTTGCTGCTGTGGCGCCGCATGGTCCTGTGGGAGCTGCGCTCCTACCCGCAAGCCCTCGACCGCGAGCAGGACCGTCTCCTGGCCCGCAGCGACCTACAGGACGCACACGGCGCCGTCGCGTACCGGTGGAAGGCACCGCGCCGCCAGCGGGTCATGTACCGCCTCGGCCGCCTGGCCCCCGCCCAGCTCGACCGACCGGCCCTCACGGCCCCGCCCGCGAGCTCCAACGGGGACGCCGACACGACAGCAGCCGAGTTGATCGCCCAGCAGATGGCCAACAACGGGCAGCGTGTCACCCGCCGGTCCCTCACCGCGAAGGTTCGGGCCGAGGGCCACACGATCGGGACCACGAAGGCCACCGAGATCGCCGGCCGCTACCCATGA
- a CDS encoding DUF6283 family protein yields MSAPLFAAPRPCNTCPYRRDTPPGVWHPDEYAKLATFDDQHDGSLPNLAVFRCHQQTATNVPTVCRGWLSVHAHTPAIRMAVITGQVTVDQVFAEVDVELYETGAEACAAGMAGVERVSSQASRAIDKLQRRGVGVE; encoded by the coding sequence GTGAGCGCTCCGCTGTTCGCAGCGCCGCGGCCGTGCAACACCTGCCCGTACCGGCGCGACACCCCGCCGGGCGTCTGGCACCCGGACGAGTACGCCAAGCTCGCCACCTTCGACGACCAGCACGACGGGTCGCTGCCCAACCTCGCAGTGTTCCGCTGCCACCAGCAGACCGCCACCAACGTGCCGACCGTGTGCCGTGGCTGGCTGTCGGTCCACGCCCACACGCCCGCGATCCGTATGGCCGTCATCACAGGGCAGGTCACGGTCGACCAGGTGTTCGCCGAGGTCGATGTGGAGCTCTACGAGACAGGCGCCGAGGCGTGCGCCGCCGGCATGGCCGGTGTCGAACGGGTGAGCTCTCAAGCGTCACGAGCCATCGACAAGCTGCAGCGCCGCGGCGTGGGGGTGGAGTGA
- a CDS encoding tyrosine-type recombinase/integrase: protein MPAPAPPTNKGQKFPPEPLTADEVHRLLKAASNRSSSGIRVRALIAVMYGAGLRIAETIDLYPRDADTEAGTVRVRRGKNSKWRFVGLDPFACGLVDRWLTRRNDLGLNGRHPIFTTYSEGNMGTPLSQRYIRTALSRLAERGGIEKRVHPHGLRHSFAFDLAQRGIPIHQIQAQLGHESLSGTERYISHLAPMDVVAMMRNRDWS from the coding sequence GTGCCCGCGCCCGCGCCCCCGACGAACAAGGGCCAGAAGTTCCCACCCGAACCACTCACCGCCGACGAGGTCCACCGCCTGCTGAAAGCAGCATCGAACCGATCGTCGTCCGGGATCCGGGTCCGGGCGCTCATCGCAGTCATGTACGGCGCCGGTCTCCGCATCGCCGAGACCATCGACCTCTACCCGCGGGACGCCGACACAGAGGCCGGGACCGTGAGGGTGCGCCGTGGGAAGAACTCGAAGTGGCGGTTCGTCGGCCTCGACCCCTTCGCTTGCGGACTGGTCGACCGCTGGCTCACCCGTCGCAACGACCTAGGACTGAACGGCCGGCACCCCATCTTCACCACGTACTCCGAGGGGAACATGGGCACTCCACTCAGTCAGCGCTACATCCGCACCGCCCTCAGCCGGCTCGCCGAGCGGGGCGGCATCGAGAAGCGCGTCCACCCGCACGGCCTACGGCACTCGTTCGCGTTCGACCTCGCCCAGCGTGGCATCCCCATCCACCAGATCCAAGCGCAACTCGGTCACGAGTCCCTGTCGGGGACGGAGCGGTACATCTCCCACCTCGCACCCATGGACGTCGTCGCGATGATGCGCAACCGGGACTGGAGCTAG
- a CDS encoding recombinase family protein, giving the protein MTTLAPLTERYVAIYVRISVDKSGRGEGVERQEEWGRAYAAEHWPGVAVRVFPDNNLTAFDENVQRPGYDDLRAAILAGEVGHIWTVEMTRLEANRRRWVDLTIDLDDVGITEVHTNREGIVTLDEVADVKNVFAYRERKRLRERLKDTMQDLADKGRPRSGAVYGYDHGVDEDGRKTLVVNRVEAEVVRWMATALLSGWARAQIARRLNQFNAMRLAFGLPACLPKRAGRPRLKNDVIIGYVSLLWVPQKVTAVVTKPGVAGRRVHMGEDHTDGTWEPILDEVTWRRVCALLEKPRKVVGNDGKPYITGKPRVPSRGYPLTGYLYCAACKWRLNGKGRQNPSGWQRRYACIAVSDTTPTGCGHTTIVAQALEDHVYDELLTYLQSPEFLAGAASADGVAERREELAAAITDLDDSRVQRARQWGAGELNDDEWDAARAGLDHRKSTLTAELAALPTPRADIDPTAIVADWALMDDNERRHVIGNHITRIVIGRPTPGIQRFDPGRVVIEWR; this is encoded by the coding sequence ATGACGACGCTGGCTCCCTTGACCGAGCGCTACGTGGCCATCTACGTGCGGATATCCGTCGACAAGTCCGGCCGCGGCGAGGGCGTCGAACGCCAAGAGGAATGGGGCCGGGCCTACGCGGCCGAGCACTGGCCCGGCGTCGCGGTGCGGGTGTTCCCCGACAACAACCTGACGGCCTTCGACGAGAACGTCCAACGTCCCGGCTACGACGACCTCCGTGCCGCCATCCTCGCGGGTGAGGTGGGGCACATCTGGACGGTCGAGATGACCCGCCTCGAAGCCAACCGGCGGCGCTGGGTCGACCTGACCATCGACCTCGACGACGTCGGCATCACCGAAGTCCACACCAACCGGGAAGGCATCGTCACCCTCGACGAGGTCGCCGACGTCAAGAACGTGTTCGCCTACCGGGAACGTAAACGCCTGAGGGAGAGGCTCAAGGACACGATGCAGGACCTCGCCGACAAAGGCCGCCCTCGCTCCGGTGCCGTCTACGGCTACGACCACGGTGTCGATGAGGACGGCCGCAAGACGCTCGTCGTCAACCGGGTCGAAGCCGAGGTGGTCCGGTGGATGGCGACGGCGCTGCTCTCCGGTTGGGCCCGGGCGCAGATCGCCCGACGGCTGAACCAGTTCAACGCGATGCGTCTCGCGTTCGGGCTCCCCGCCTGCCTGCCGAAACGCGCCGGTCGACCGCGCCTCAAGAACGACGTGATCATCGGCTACGTCTCCCTGCTGTGGGTGCCGCAGAAGGTGACCGCGGTCGTCACCAAACCGGGGGTCGCCGGGCGCCGTGTCCACATGGGTGAGGACCACACGGACGGCACTTGGGAACCGATCCTCGACGAGGTCACCTGGCGCCGCGTGTGCGCCCTCCTGGAGAAGCCCCGCAAGGTCGTCGGCAACGACGGCAAGCCCTACATCACCGGCAAGCCCCGGGTCCCGTCGCGGGGCTACCCGCTCACCGGCTACCTCTACTGCGCGGCGTGCAAGTGGCGACTGAACGGCAAGGGCCGCCAGAACCCCAGCGGATGGCAGCGACGCTACGCCTGTATCGCCGTCAGCGACACGACGCCCACCGGATGCGGGCACACGACCATCGTCGCCCAGGCCCTCGAGGACCACGTCTACGACGAGCTGCTCACCTACCTGCAGTCCCCCGAGTTCCTCGCCGGCGCCGCTAGCGCCGACGGTGTCGCCGAACGGCGCGAGGAACTGGCGGCGGCCATCACCGACCTCGACGACAGTCGGGTGCAACGGGCCCGCCAGTGGGGAGCCGGCGAGCTGAACGACGACGAGTGGGACGCCGCCCGTGCCGGGCTCGACCACCGCAAGTCCACGCTCACCGCCGAGCTCGCGGCTCTCCCCACCCCACGAGCCGACATCGACCCGACAGCGATCGTCGCCGACTGGGCGCTCATGGACGACAACGAACGTCGGCACGTCATCGGCAACCACATCACCCGCATCGTCATCGGCCGTCCCACGCCCGGCATCCAACGGTTCGACCCAGGGCGCGTCGTGATCGAGTGGCGCTAG